The following are encoded together in the Leptospira brenneri genome:
- a CDS encoding MBOAT family O-acyltransferase, whose translation MLFNSIPYLILFAFTYLIYWNIPQKGRKPLLVISSLIFYAYFSFPFLFHFLLVILVNYGFSEWIFRKKDKGEAHNHLLFAIVVLNLINLGFFKYFYFVTGSLFSLTGYPAFKEIAGSWSIFLPLAISFYTFQIIAVQVDIHRGIIEKRMSAVDYFLFILFFPQLIAGPIMRSQDFLPQLDHPTIDSDRMKKGLFLIIGGLFKKVIIAENISPIISPIFMDPAKFDSFSIFFSVLAFAVQVYCDFSGYTDMARGSANLLGYEIPENFQGPFFSQSFRELWSRWHITLSSWLRDYIYIPLGGSKGSIFRSNLNSFITMCLGGLWHGANWAFVFWGAYLGALIWIERSLYLGRGKKKFLPDTLPFVGIIRTIVVFVIFCFSGVFFRAAARGDESMNVAYEIFKGVLTFRNTGETLSRVDELPTFIALGLMFNWFQYSNFVYEKLKPYQNILLPFLAVVILLLLGIFGDGGQDFIYFQF comes from the coding sequence ATGTTATTTAATTCGATTCCTTATTTAATTCTTTTTGCTTTTACATATTTAATTTACTGGAATATCCCACAAAAAGGAAGAAAACCATTACTTGTCATTTCTTCCTTAATTTTTTATGCATATTTCAGTTTTCCTTTTTTGTTTCACTTCCTTTTAGTTATCCTTGTCAACTATGGGTTTAGTGAATGGATTTTTCGAAAAAAAGACAAAGGCGAAGCACATAACCATCTGTTATTTGCCATTGTTGTTTTAAACTTAATCAACTTAGGTTTCTTTAAATACTTTTACTTCGTAACGGGTTCACTATTTTCACTCACTGGTTATCCAGCCTTTAAAGAAATAGCCGGGTCTTGGAGTATATTTTTACCTTTAGCGATTAGTTTTTATACGTTCCAAATCATTGCAGTACAAGTGGATATTCATAGAGGAATTATAGAAAAAAGAATGTCCGCAGTGGACTATTTTCTATTCATTCTTTTCTTCCCGCAACTCATTGCGGGACCAATCATGCGTTCGCAAGATTTCCTTCCACAACTCGATCACCCTACCATCGATTCAGACCGAATGAAAAAAGGTCTTTTTCTCATCATTGGTGGTCTCTTTAAAAAGGTAATCATTGCAGAAAACATTTCTCCCATCATCTCTCCGATCTTTATGGATCCGGCCAAGTTTGATAGTTTTTCGATATTTTTTAGTGTTCTCGCCTTCGCCGTACAAGTGTATTGTGACTTTTCGGGATACACTGATATGGCTAGAGGTTCAGCAAATCTCCTCGGTTATGAAATTCCAGAAAACTTCCAAGGACCGTTTTTTTCCCAATCCTTTCGAGAGCTTTGGTCTAGATGGCATATCACACTTTCTTCTTGGTTAAGGGATTATATTTATATCCCACTTGGTGGAAGTAAAGGATCGATCTTTCGCTCCAACTTAAACTCATTCATTACCATGTGCCTTGGTGGTTTATGGCATGGCGCTAACTGGGCCTTTGTATTTTGGGGAGCTTACTTAGGTGCTTTGATTTGGATTGAAAGGTCATTGTATTTAGGCCGGGGAAAGAAAAAATTCCTTCCAGATACCCTTCCTTTTGTGGGGATCATACGAACCATAGTTGTTTTCGTAATATTCTGTTTTTCGGGCGTTTTTTTCCGAGCTGCCGCACGGGGAGACGAATCGATGAATGTAGCCTATGAAATTTTTAAAGGTGTTTTGACCTTCCGTAATACCGGCGAAACTTTAAGTCGCGTGGATGAACTTCCTACCTTTATTGCTCTTGGCCTAATGTTCAACTGGTTCCAATACTCAAACTTTGTGTATGAAAAACTCAAACCTTACCAAAATATCCTCCTTCCTTTCCTGGCAGTAGTCATCTTACTTCTACTCGGAATTTTTGGAGATGGTGGACAAGATTTTATCTACTTCCAATTTTAA
- a CDS encoding aldose 1-epimerase — protein sequence MYQLKTKQSSFETHPTGGGQWLGLHLLSPVDGKPVSVVSGHRAPDPFFASGSFLMFPWVNRLEPNPWAREPFYPSTHWLTDGNGIPLHGLYHNLPRHLVKEEMSDHESYAEFEMEIPTNWKGSLLSKIQVKECYHLFPSELKVIYRLKNESDTDFPFALGIHPYFRWNVDESIDDLFLFGSGFYKVKLGDYLLPEKIQNDVIVLNSEETLVGKYFDDLYASIDGKDSYIGIFSMNKKEKLIIQGGDFYQVYTPQDRRSIAIEPMTGTGNFLHFPGGNPKTISAKTEKDIEFSIRLDRF from the coding sequence TTGTACCAACTAAAAACAAAACAGTCCAGTTTTGAGACCCACCCAACAGGTGGCGGGCAATGGCTTGGTTTGCATCTCCTATCCCCGGTGGACGGAAAACCTGTTTCCGTGGTTTCGGGGCACAGGGCTCCTGACCCGTTTTTTGCTTCTGGCTCGTTTTTGATGTTTCCATGGGTGAATCGTTTGGAGCCGAATCCCTGGGCCCGAGAGCCATTTTACCCGAGTACCCACTGGCTCACAGATGGGAATGGAATCCCCTTACATGGGCTTTACCACAACCTTCCTAGGCACTTAGTAAAAGAAGAAATGAGTGATCATGAATCCTATGCCGAATTTGAAATGGAAATTCCCACAAATTGGAAGGGCAGTTTACTTTCTAAAATTCAAGTAAAAGAATGTTATCATCTTTTCCCTTCGGAGTTGAAGGTCATCTACAGATTAAAGAATGAATCTGATACAGACTTTCCTTTTGCACTAGGAATCCATCCGTACTTTCGTTGGAATGTGGATGAATCGATAGATGATTTATTTTTATTTGGTTCTGGATTTTATAAAGTGAAACTTGGAGACTACTTACTTCCAGAAAAAATTCAGAATGATGTGATTGTACTAAATTCAGAAGAAACACTTGTTGGAAAATATTTTGATGATCTTTATGCATCTATCGATGGAAAGGATTCTTATATCGGTATTTTTTCGATGAATAAAAAAGAAAAATTAATCATTCAAGGTGGTGATTTTTATCAAGTATATACACCACAAGATCGAAGGTCTATAGCGATTGAACCTATGACAGGCACTGGGAATTTTTTACATTTTCCTGGTGGTAATCCTAAAACTATAAGTGCAAAGACAGAAAAAGACATAGAATTTTCAATTCGACTGGATCGTTTTTAA
- the sppA gene encoding signal peptide peptidase SppA, with amino-acid sequence MPSRKPFLFVFVVLLSVLFTESCVIGNSMNLLPQSGKADFEEKLIAGRDQEKIVIISIEGMISDDSKESFFGPPTESMVARIKESLKYAERDPDVKGVILKINSPGGTVTASDIIYQEVLKFKTRKSIPVFAGFMDTAASGAYYISMATDAIGAHPTTVTGSVGVIMSGFNVKEGLDKIGVKDQSFTSGPNKALGSPITEMTPEQRKILQSIIDSLYGRFFEVVKKGRTNVSESRLKEICDGRIFTAEQAKKEGMIDFIGYFDDFVYQLMQHPKFQGNRNGNPRVITYQRGKGRVENIYQATDTTKNPFSLGIADKILGTGTSSKFHYLWDL; translated from the coding sequence ATGCCTTCAAGAAAGCCTTTTCTTTTCGTTTTTGTCGTTCTGCTTTCGGTTCTTTTTACCGAATCTTGTGTCATTGGGAACAGTATGAACTTGTTACCGCAAAGTGGCAAGGCTGATTTCGAAGAGAAACTGATCGCCGGTAGGGATCAAGAAAAAATCGTCATCATCTCCATTGAGGGAATGATTTCTGACGATTCCAAAGAATCTTTTTTTGGACCACCTACTGAGTCCATGGTCGCACGGATCAAAGAATCTCTAAAGTATGCAGAAAGAGATCCAGATGTGAAGGGTGTGATTTTAAAAATCAATTCCCCTGGTGGAACCGTTACCGCGAGTGATATCATTTACCAAGAAGTTTTAAAGTTTAAAACAAGAAAATCCATTCCTGTATTTGCAGGATTTATGGATACAGCTGCCAGTGGTGCCTACTACATCTCTATGGCGACTGATGCCATTGGTGCTCACCCAACAACTGTTACTGGGTCCGTGGGAGTCATCATGTCTGGGTTCAATGTCAAAGAGGGTCTAGACAAAATCGGTGTAAAAGACCAATCTTTTACTTCTGGTCCGAACAAAGCTTTAGGTTCTCCGATCACTGAAATGACCCCAGAACAAAGAAAAATCCTCCAATCTATCATCGATAGTTTGTATGGTCGTTTCTTTGAAGTTGTCAAAAAAGGAAGAACCAACGTAAGCGAAAGCCGACTGAAAGAAATTTGCGACGGAAGGATCTTCACTGCGGAACAAGCTAAAAAAGAAGGGATGATTGATTTTATCGGATACTTCGATGACTTTGTTTATCAATTGATGCAACATCCAAAATTTCAAGGCAATCGTAACGGAAATCCACGTGTCATTACTTACCAAAGAGGAAAGGGTCGTGTGGAGAATATCTATCAAGCAACAGATACCACCAAAAACCCTTTTTCTTTAGGAATTGCTGATAAAATTTTAGGAACAGGAACCAGTTCTAAATTTCATTATCTTTGGGATCTATAA
- a CDS encoding penicillin-binding protein 1A: MNKEKTLRITITTFFSIALLGGFFFGYILSEVNKGKELQKLASYQPTTPTKLYDSNGVLFAELYRHKQELLKYSDIPPHVIHAFLSVEDDNFFNHFGIDFLAIVRAAIKNVFAGRIVQGGSTLTQQLAKTILQQRKKTFGRKFLEALLTLQIEQEYTKEEILEIYFNLIYLGHGTTGLSSAANVYFQKDVRDLSIAEAAMLARLPKAPVTYSPFKNPKEAKQAHMVVLGLMAKNGFIPKDQVQKIHDDFWERYWPVVITQSPSRSTWGAKLNRAPYFTEWVRQILEKELGEESLYTGGLRVYTTIDVRKQEIAEEELRKGLIEQDKYAFGANFRYVGRADRGLVSLYNLLGSIFPVGVPYVTSLDDRQVFRLHLEKEMAPALELLTDFTPSENESSAVKEFQRSSLVFSSNLHVEGAIVTIDHQTGYIQTMVGGSRFSPKNQFNRAMQARRQTGSAFKPFVYAAAIQNRAVGSGTGIMDAPLTTITEEGEGYSPQDISGDFRGMVPLSRALSLSLNIVSVQVLMRTGTDAVIDFASKVTKANKARFPTGPALALGVAELTPYEMALGYSILANKGKDVIPFSVRYVLNQSGTVVYNKEKEVQETLAEEAKNGTIQIIPEATAYIIKQMLIGVAMGGTPTQALRASDKGNYKGESGGKTGSTSSYTNVWYAGFDPKYTSIVWMGFDKSSLSLGKGVTAAGVAAPIWGKIYSRWYNEGPYPVFYPNGKAEEIPADVVKGATCAFNGLSPGPNCPLTGNLFLKPITIAGRTLAVPGGRQCDGDRDHYRSMDLTDFLQRELEISDEELK, translated from the coding sequence ATGAACAAAGAAAAAACACTTCGAATCACTATTACTACTTTCTTTAGCATTGCACTCCTTGGGGGTTTCTTTTTTGGTTACATCCTTTCAGAGGTAAATAAAGGAAAGGAATTACAAAAGTTAGCATCTTACCAGCCGACAACTCCTACTAAACTATATGATTCGAATGGAGTTTTGTTTGCAGAACTTTACAGACACAAACAAGAATTACTAAAATACAGTGACATTCCTCCTCATGTGATCCATGCTTTTCTTTCCGTTGAGGATGATAACTTTTTCAATCACTTCGGGATTGATTTTTTAGCGATTGTTCGAGCGGCGATTAAAAACGTTTTTGCCGGACGGATTGTCCAAGGTGGATCTACGCTCACCCAGCAGTTGGCAAAAACGATTTTACAACAAAGGAAAAAAACCTTTGGTCGTAAATTCTTAGAAGCGTTATTAACCTTACAAATTGAACAAGAATACACCAAAGAAGAAATTTTAGAAATCTACTTTAATTTAATTTATTTGGGTCATGGAACTACAGGACTTTCTTCTGCGGCCAATGTTTACTTTCAAAAAGATGTAAGAGATTTAAGCATCGCAGAAGCGGCAATGCTTGCAAGACTTCCCAAAGCCCCCGTTACGTATTCACCATTCAAAAACCCGAAAGAAGCAAAACAGGCCCATATGGTGGTTCTAGGCCTTATGGCAAAAAATGGATTTATCCCTAAAGACCAAGTCCAAAAAATCCATGACGATTTTTGGGAAAGGTATTGGCCAGTTGTCATCACCCAATCCCCATCTCGTTCCACTTGGGGTGCCAAACTCAATCGAGCTCCGTATTTTACGGAGTGGGTTCGCCAAATCTTAGAAAAAGAACTTGGCGAAGAATCCTTGTATACTGGCGGGTTAAGAGTTTATACAACGATTGATGTAAGAAAACAAGAAATTGCTGAAGAAGAACTTAGAAAAGGACTGATTGAACAAGACAAATACGCTTTTGGAGCGAACTTTCGTTATGTGGGAAGGGCTGACCGTGGTCTAGTTTCTTTATACAATCTACTTGGTTCGATTTTTCCAGTAGGAGTTCCTTACGTAACTAGTTTGGATGACAGACAAGTATTTCGTCTTCATTTAGAAAAGGAAATGGCACCAGCTTTGGAGTTGTTAACTGATTTTACTCCTTCCGAAAATGAAAGTTCGGCAGTGAAAGAGTTCCAAAGATCCTCTCTTGTGTTTTCTTCCAACTTACACGTGGAAGGTGCCATTGTCACCATCGACCACCAAACAGGATATATCCAAACAATGGTTGGTGGATCTAGATTTTCTCCCAAAAATCAGTTCAATAGAGCTATGCAAGCAAGACGCCAAACTGGTTCTGCTTTCAAACCCTTTGTCTATGCTGCGGCCATCCAAAATAGGGCGGTTGGTTCCGGAACTGGGATTATGGATGCACCTCTTACAACAATCACCGAAGAAGGGGAAGGGTATTCTCCACAAGATATCTCAGGTGATTTTAGAGGGATGGTTCCACTTTCTCGTGCACTTTCTTTGTCTTTGAATATCGTATCGGTTCAGGTACTGATGAGAACGGGAACGGACGCTGTGATTGATTTTGCTTCTAAAGTGACAAAAGCTAATAAAGCTAGGTTCCCAACAGGCCCCGCTCTTGCTCTAGGTGTTGCAGAACTAACTCCTTATGAGATGGCTCTCGGTTACTCGATTTTGGCAAATAAGGGGAAAGATGTCATTCCGTTTAGTGTTCGTTATGTGCTAAATCAAAGTGGGACTGTTGTTTATAATAAGGAAAAGGAAGTCCAAGAAACCCTTGCCGAAGAGGCAAAAAATGGCACAATCCAAATCATTCCTGAAGCTACTGCATATATCATTAAACAAATGTTAATTGGCGTTGCCATGGGTGGAACACCAACACAAGCCCTTCGTGCTTCTGATAAAGGAAATTATAAGGGAGAATCTGGCGGAAAAACAGGATCCACTTCTTCTTATACAAATGTTTGGTATGCCGGATTTGATCCAAAATATACTTCCATTGTTTGGATGGGATTTGATAAATCTTCTTTGTCTTTAGGAAAAGGGGTCACTGCAGCAGGAGTTGCAGCACCGATTTGGGGAAAAATTTATTCGCGTTGGTACAATGAAGGCCCTTATCCCGTATTTTATCCCAATGGAAAAGCAGAAGAGATTCCTGCCGATGTGGTTAAGGGTGCCACTTGCGCATTTAACGGACTGAGTCCTGGACCTAATTGTCCTTTGACAGGGAATTTATTTCTAAAGCCGATTACCATCGCCGGTAGAACTCTGGCAGTTCCGGGAGGAAGGCAGTGTGACGGAGATCGCGATCACTATCGATCCATGGACCTAACGGATTTTCTCCAAAGAGAACTCGAAATCTCTGATGAGGAATTGAAGTAA